The DNA region gtgtgttaaagttttactttcTTCGCTTCAAGTATTGATTGTTTGTGTTAGATTTCtatggactagcatgagatcgggagataattgTGGGTCCGGTTtaagagagaaaccactcagTGAACTAGTTGTCCTAGAATGAGAATATCTTGGGTAGGAGCAATAGTggatttccacgtgacaggtggggttctgagttctaacaggagtttccggAGTGACAACGGATATTTGCAAACCTAGGGTGCCTTGTCTTAGGATGAATTGGTCATTgagaatgtctttgagagataACTCGAACTATATTATTCATTTTGgattttctagatggtaaggaattacgtctaggaatttcaactgatagattcacctaggctagaGATAGTTGGGTGGATAGCTCTCGACATCATAAATGACAtgaaccattacaaaagtgtttgagttgaaagcaattagaggattaggtgACTGCATTCTAAAtatcttttcttctttgttacctCAGTAAATCTTCTTTTactgttttcttttatattcaaaaaccacAAAAACAATCATCCTTTTATCCGCTCATATCAATAtttaactggtggaactgaTGCTCACACAATctctgaggacgataaacccgtatctgcATTACTATGATTGAATCGTAAAGGTTTAGCAAAAAACAGTACAAACAACGAGAAAAAAACTTTTATCACTTAGTCTGAATAATTTAATTTGTATCAGCTAACCTTTACCCTATCAGAACTCATCGCATCACATGACTTCTTCAACTATCACCATTTAGCAAACTATTTCTATTCTATTCCCACTTGCCAATTTTTAAACACTCAACTGTTTTCTATATATAATCCAGTGGCGTGCATAGCCATAATCGTCCTTTTCAACAACATTGCTTTCTTGACTTTTCTTTGTTCTGGAAGCAAGTGTCAATATCCAATAGGAGGAAGAAGCAGCCCACGATCCTAGACCAAATCAAACACCCCAATTTGACAACTACCCCGTCAACCCCATTTTCAACTCCCACTCTTTTCTCTCCTTCTCTATAAAATGTTTAAGATCATGATCCACTCCCAGATTCCATTCTTTAGAGCTGTTACTAGCACCATTAATCCATTAATCTTTCAAAAGGTTCATACTATAGTTCATAGTGTCAAGAACATTCTAAAAGCAGAGTTGTTTTTTGTTCTTACATGGCTCATTTGGTTTATGATGAAACTCCTTCCTTTGGAGGCTCACACCATCCACTTGGTCAACAAGATGTTCCATTTCCAACCACTTCGAGTTCCTTAAGGATTCTGCGCTTACATGGCAACTTGGACATTTGGATCCATGAGGCCAAAAACCTCCCCAACATGGACATGTTTCACAAGAAAATAGGGGACATGTTTTCCATGTTACCTGGGAAGCTTGGAAGCAAAATTGAAGGTTCTGGAACCAGTGATCCATATGTCACCGTGTCTGTGGGGGGTCCTGTGGTTGCTAGAACTTTTATCATCAGAAACAATGCCAACCCTGTTTGGATGCAGCATTTCAATGTCCCAGTTGCACATTTTGCTGCTGAAGTTCACTTTGTTGTGAAGGACAATGATTATGTGGGCTCACAGCTTATTGGTGCTGTGGGGATTCCAGTGGAACAGTTATATAGTGGTACCAAAATAGAGGGTCTTTTCCCTATCCTTAATGCTAGTGGGAAACCCTGTAAGGCTGGGGCAGTGTTGAGTTTAACCATTCAGTACACTCCTGTTGATAAGGTGGCCCTTTATAGTCATGGAGTAGGTGCTGGTCATGATCTTCAAGGTGTCCCTAATACATACTTTCCCCTTAGAAAAGGCGGCGAAGTTACTCTCTATCAAGATGCTCATGTTGATGAAGGTTGCCTTCCTAGTTTGAAGGTTGATGGAGATGTGAGTTATAAGCATAGAAGTTGTTGGCGTGACATCTTTGATGCAATAAGCCAGGCACGTAGATTAGTGTATATTGTGGGTTGGTCTGTGTACTACAATGTTAGTCTCATTCGGGATGGTAGTGGCGAAAATGCTCGAACTTTAGGTGACCTTCTTAAAGTCAAGTCACAGGAAGGTGTGAGAGTGCTGCTCCTTGTGTGGGATGATCCTACTTCTGGAAGCATGCTTGGGTATAAAACGGTAATGAACTTCAAATCACCTTACTATTCTCATATTTAGTATTCTAACTCTATTTCCTTGTTGTGGGATaacatttttgttttgttgtaaCTCTATTTCCTTGTCATGTCTTGCTGATTTTGCTTAGTTTATACATGTATATCTCACAGCGGAATTTCTTTAGCTAGAAATTCATTTCTTGCTTAGGAAATATAAAATATCACAGACGCATTCCTATTCTTTAGATTCAAGTAGAACTATTAGATGCAATATCAGGTTTCAAGGAATTTTGTGCACTGAGCTGCTTAAGGTTTCCAAGGATGTTACTTTTATCCTGTATGCATTGATCTAATGACATACCTAGATCAAGGATGGGTCCATCTTTTGTGTTCTTGAAGTGAAAGAAAGTGGTCCAAAGAGTTAAAGAAGGCAACATAAACAGCCCTCTTATTTCTGTCAGAAGAGAAGAGTAGCACCTCTAAACAAGTACCAAATCCCATCACATCAAGAGTCTTTCACTACAGAAACCCCATTACAATTTGTATCTATTGCTCAAGTGTTATAATTGAATACTATTTTTCataattcatattttaataattGAAAGCATAGTCTAAATAATTGATTATTTTGAAtccataaaaactaattaaattcAAATAATAATTCAACCAGCATGAACATGGCTGTTTTAAAGGAGTTTGAGTTTTCATTCTGATAATTGAAAATAGGTTTGTTGATTCTTGTTAATTTCTCCTTTTGAAGGAATCTAAAGCATAGTCTAAAAACCTTATTATAACCATAAGTCATTTGAGTCCTGCTTTGTTGCAGTTCCATATTTTGGTTTTCTTTTGATGTGTCTGTTTCATATTCAGGAAGGCATGTCTACTGTACTTGGGTTACTTCTTGAACCAGACATTAATCTGTATTAAGCTGCTTACTTCTTCTGTCATCGAATTCCTGTGATATGTAGGTTGGAGTTATGGATACTCATGACGAGGACACTCGCCGCTTCTTCAAGCATTCTTCAGTACGAGTGCTTCTTTGCCCACGAGCTGGTACTAAAGGACATAGCTGGGTCAGACAACCGGTCAGTTAGAAATTGATTATTCATGATTTTGTTTTAGTAATGTAGTTGTTCAGCTATAGATATTTTTACTCCATGTAACCTTCTTAGTATTTTGTATTTAATAAAGGTAGTGTTTTGCTTAATTGTTAGGAAGCTGGAACAATCTATACCCATCATCAGAAGACAGTCATTGTTGATGCTGATGCAGGTCAGAATAAAAGGAAGATTGTAGCTTTCATCGGAGGTCTTGACTTATGCGCGGGCCGATATGATACGCCAAAACATTCTCTCTTTAGGACTTTGCAGACAACACACAAAGATGACTTTCATAATCCTAACTTTGAGGTAAGTCGTCCATTTTTTCTTTCCAATTTATATTTGAGGATATTCATATTGAGTGTATATGTTGGGGGAACAGGGCTAGGAatcatatttttctattttcattagTATCATCTGCATTCTTAAGGGAAAGGGCcaccttttctttttcaaaaggCACATAAGAGTTTTGTGGTTACAAATACAGAATCAAGTTCAAAATTCACAATGTTGACCTCTACATTGTAATTGCTTTATTTGTATACTAAACAGGGGCCTGTTACTGGTTGTCCAAGAGAACCATGGCATGATTTGCACTCCCAAGTTGATGGTCCGGCTGCATATGACATCCTCACCAATTTTGAGGAGCGTTGGTTAAGGGCATTAAAAATGCATAAACTTCAAAAGATAAAAAGTTCACAAGATGATTCATTACTAAAAATTGATAGAATCCCTGACATTGTTGGCATTGATGAATTTCCCAGCCAGAAAGAAAATAACCCAGAGACTTGGCATGTTCAGGTATCATTGACTGTACAAGAAATAATaattcttgctccttctgagaATCTTTTTCAATATCAATGATGTTTCTGACTATTTACTACATTCATCTAATTGAAGGTCTTCCGTTCAATCGATTCCAATTCTGTGAAAGGATTTCCTAAGGAACCAAAAGATGCTATAAAAAGGGTAAAGTAACTTGTTCCTCTTCTGAAAAATTAGCTTGTTACTGCAAAGGAGAGAGCTAACAACGTCTTTCTTACTTCATTGAACAGAACTTGGTTTCTGGAAAGAATGTAATGATAGACATGAGCATACATTCTGCATATGTGAAGGCAATCCGATCCGCGCAAAAGTTCATCTATATTGAGAATCAATACTTTCTTGGCTCATCATATAATTGGGATACTTTCAAAGACCTCGGTGAGTATTGAGCTACAAAACCAAAGTTAAAAGAACTTTCTTAAGCATAACAAAAAGAATAAGAGTGAGATAAGTGAATATTGTGAAGTTATCACTATTCAATACCAGCAAAAATGTTACAAAAACTTCTTTTTAATAGACAATGAAGTGGATCCATAATTATACATATTGGCATGTCATGGGAACCGGTTTTGTTCTAATTCAACTTGGGAAGTTTGTCAAGCTTGATGACAATTTTAGGAGGGCATAAAACCCAAGTCAATTTTGTACCTAAGTTTCTAATTATGTGGTTAATGTTTTGGCTTTATGTTTTAATGTTACAGCTATTACAGCAATCATTGACATTGTTAGTAATCAAGCAAGTGCTGTAGGCACTAGGCAGTGCTTTTTTAGACTATGAAACAATTGGGAAGCAGAAAACTGAAAGTataagggaaaaagaaaagctCCCGTTTAAAACATTTCAATAAACAGCTGTTTTAGTATAAGTTGCAAAAGGTATCCTTTTCataatgatttatttatttcctttattGACAGGTGCAAACAACTTAATTCCAATGGAAATTGCGCTTAAAATTGCCaacaaaattaaacaaaaagagagattttctgtTTACGTAGTCATTCCTATGTGGCCTGAAGGTGTACCCACAGGTGCATCTACTCAGAGGATTCTCTTTTGGCAGGTAGGCTTCCTTTACCAAAT from Lotus japonicus ecotype B-129 chromosome 2, LjGifu_v1.2 includes:
- the LOC130741137 gene encoding phospholipase D gamma 1-like isoform X1 — translated: MAHLVYDETPSFGGSHHPLGQQDVPFPTTSSSLRILRLHGNLDIWIHEAKNLPNMDMFHKKIGDMFSMLPGKLGSKIEGSGTSDPYVTVSVGGPVVARTFIIRNNANPVWMQHFNVPVAHFAAEVHFVVKDNDYVGSQLIGAVGIPVEQLYSGTKIEGLFPILNASGKPCKAGAVLSLTIQYTPVDKVALYSHGVGAGHDLQGVPNTYFPLRKGGEVTLYQDAHVDEGCLPSLKVDGDVSYKHRSCWRDIFDAISQARRLVYIVGWSVYYNVSLIRDGSGENARTLGDLLKVKSQEGVRVLLLVWDDPTSGSMLGYKTVGVMDTHDEDTRRFFKHSSVRVLLCPRAGTKGHSWVRQPEAGTIYTHHQKTVIVDADAGQNKRKIVAFIGGLDLCAGRYDTPKHSLFRTLQTTHKDDFHNPNFEGPVTGCPREPWHDLHSQVDGPAAYDILTNFEERWLRALKMHKLQKIKSSQDDSLLKIDRIPDIVGIDEFPSQKENNPETWHVQVFRSIDSNSVKGFPKEPKDAIKRNLVSGKNVMIDMSIHSAYVKAIRSAQKFIYIENQYFLGSSYNWDTFKDLGANNLIPMEIALKIANKIKQKERFSVYVVIPMWPEGVPTGASTQRILFWQFKTMEMMYETIYKALQEAGLDNEYEPQDYLNFFCLGNRELPDNGNIASAANPTGQKTPQPSMPYFVEMGVLTAFHIDRQHMLEDLLLIPALAQKNRRFMIYVHSKGMVVDDEYVLMGSANINQRSMEGTRDTEIAMGAYQPKHTWASKLSKPRGQVHGYRMSLWSEHIGAVEECFHRPESLECVRRIRSLSEHNWRQYVADEVTEMKGHLLKYPLEVDSKGKVKTLPGCETFPDVGGSIKGTFIKVKENLTI
- the LOC130741137 gene encoding phospholipase D beta 1-like isoform X2, translated to MAHLVYDETPSFGGSHHPLGQQDVPFPTTSSSLRILRLHGNLDIWIHEAKNLPNMDMFHKKIGDMFSMLPGKLGSKIEGSGTSDPYVTVSVGGPVVARTFIIRNNANPVWMQHFNVPVAHFAAEVHFVVKDNDYVGSQLIGAVGIPVEQLYSGTKIEGLFPILNASGKPCKAGAVLSLTIQYTPVDKVALYSHGVGAGHDLQGVPNTYFPLRKGGEVTLYQDAHVDEGCLPSLKVDGDVSYKHRSCWRDIFDAISQARRLVYIVGWSVYYNVSLIRDGSGENARTLGDLLKVKSQEGVRVLLLVWDDPTSGSMLGYKTVGVMDTHDEDTRRFFKHSSVRVLLCPRAGTKGHSWVRQPEAGTIYTHHQKTVIVDADAGQNKRKIVAFIGGLDLCAGRYDTPKHSLFRTLQTTHKDDFHNPNFEGPVTGCPREPWHDLHSQVDGPAAYDILTNFEERWLRALKMHKLQKIKSSQDDSLLKIDRIPDIVGIDEFPSQKENNPETWHVQVFRSIDSNSVKGFPKEPKDAIKRNLVSGKNVMIDMSIHSAYVKAIRSAQKFIYIENQYFLGSSYNWDTFKDLGANNLIPMEIALKIANKIKQKERFSVYVVIPMWPEGVPTGASTQRILFWQFKTMEMMYETIYKALQEAGLDNEYEPQDYLNFFCLGNRELPDNGNIASAANPTGQKTPQALAQKNRRFMIYVHSKGMVVDDEYVLMGSANINQRSMEGTRDTEIAMGAYQPKHTWASKLSKPRGQVHGYRMSLWSEHIGAVEECFHRPESLECVRRIRSLSEHNWRQYVADEVTEMKGHLLKYPLEVDSKGKVKTLPGCETFPDVGGSIKGTFIKVKENLTI